DNA sequence from the Liolophura sinensis isolate JHLJ2023 chromosome 1, CUHK_Ljap_v2, whole genome shotgun sequence genome:
tatatatatatatatatatatatatatatatatatatatatatatatatatatatatacacacacaacattAACAACACATTAAATTGTATGATGTGGCATCCTGGTCTGAGGCTCTATCATTATACACTAGGATTATATGTGGTggctgtggccgaggtggttagcatcagctcatgctggcttcgtcttcagccatatgtggaaaggcctgccagcatcctgcagatggtcatgggtttgctCTAgcctctacccagtttcctcacaccataatgctggctacccttgtataagtgaaatgttcttgagtaaaacaacaatcaaataaataaatataattcaaagTGTTTACTGCATATCACAGACACAACCATTCCACAACACTTTGCACTAttactgtaaatatatgtttgttctCTCTGATCACTAGTAAGCATACAATGCTTATATCAGATATCACATTTACTTATAGAGATCTGCACTTTTGACGTAATCTTAATATGTACTGTCGAAATACTGAAAATAACACACTGATACATCTGTAGCCAATATATTTTCATTGGCAGTAAAGTAAAAATGCTGATatgagattaaaaaaaataacttaaaattgtacgtacatgtatcacaaatcAGGGGTGATTTGACTAGAAAGGATGCAGTTTGaaagcaaacagaaaaacagattAAAAACGATATCACTGAGGACACGTTTTAGACACAAGATAAATCACAATACATGTGGGTATACAAAACTTTTTTAAATCTCGTCACTTAAGGCAACATATAAACAGCAATGAGACTCAGAGGTACTTCAATATGTGGACTGCAATGAACACAACTAGTTCAGTAAATTAATAATATGATGGTAGACACTTATGCACAGGCTGCGTTCTAAAGAGCAGGGCAATCATTTCACTTTGTGAACAATTCCTAAATGTCTGTGTTCTTTCTCTGAGACCATATATCCTATTATCTATATATGTAGTGAATGTCACATAATAATGCCCTGTGCAGACTGGttgttattttattgaaaactcCAAATCTCTTCTTGTTTGTGTATGTCTGTAGATTTGGGGCCCTTGAGCTTCTTATAAGAGGTATGTGCATAAGTATAAAATGCACAGAATCTCTTTGTCCTTCGTTACAAAGTATGTTACATCATATCTGGCACACTGCCATATGAAACATTTACCAGGTGTTACTGATCAGAGATTAAGTAAATATTACTGGATTTCTTTAGATCACGAGATCCATAATAAAACATTCCTCACTGACATAGTTGTGTACATAGCTACAAAAATATGGCCACTGAACCTATGGCATAAAAGCATGAACAGAAATTAGTAAATCGGGTGAAAGATACATACACTTTCCTAAACATAAATGTCTCacaaaaatatgataaatgtaaaacacTGGGAGCTTTTGAGATTCACTTAGACAGAAATAAGCAAAACcgaacaaaaaatatttgttgcattCACAGTAAATACTTGTATAAGCTTTCaacaacaattacatacatgtgcaataaggctgtgtaatttgtaaaaataaatatacatcattAAAGTATAGATGGCATTAATTTAACTAATCAAGTATTCAccatgaataaaatgaaaaaaaaaaacacaaaaaaaaacccttctaCAAAAACCAAAAACGGGATTTGGTTTTATTGGATTTCTTCCTGACAAATTTATTACAGATCTTTGCAAAATATTAATAGAAATATTTACAGTCAAGTCTTTGGTCTGTGGTAATCTTTGTGGttcacaaaacatatacatgtacatttaaactatttaaatcaacaacaaaataagTATGAACAGAGATGCTTGGCAGATGAACAGCCTTACCTCTGTACAGATAGAATCGGCTGTTAACCAGACCATACAAAAgtacatgcattgtacatgtatcttccttTAGTGTTAAATTTCTAAGCCTGAAACCAGcatttagtgtatttatttactgtatttattttccaatttaatttgtgtttggTGTTGTCTTCACTTACATCACTGTGGTAAGATTTGTGGGTGGACAAAAACAGAGTACATCATTACCGTTGGCTAGGTACGCAACAAACCTATATTCTTGCAGCTGCAGCAAAATTCGCAACAGCAGGATTTGATCTTATGACCTAATAGGTCAGGAGCTGATTCAGTGTGGCAAAACCAATGCATAGACTAACTCACTGATGCTTCTCATACTGtacaacataaatacacaccaaaaatttcatgaaaaattcaATAAATGGAAAAGACAAACATATAGCACTTTCATCTGTGATCAGAACCTTGCAGACCAGTCCCATTTGTGACCGAAACCACATGGGCCAGTCCCATTTGTGACCGGAACCAGGTGGACCAGACCCATTTGTGACCGGAACCAGGTGGACCAGACCCATTTGTGACCGGAACCACGTGGACCAGTCCCATTTGTGATCAAAACCATttggaggttgctggcagaccttcccacatatggctggagaggaagccatcatgagctggacttgaactcacagcaaccgcattggtgagaagctcctgggtcgttATGCTGGGCTAAAGAATTAGTAAGTCAAATTTCTGATGACTTTTTTGGTAAATGATGTCAATATCGTGCTATATTTAGAGATAATGTAATTTGCAGGAAAAGTTACGATAAATAGATTTATagtaaagttttgtgaaagtgaactCAGATTTGATGAATTCTCAAATTACTAATCTTGATCTTGACCCTCCTCCTCCAGCTTGTGGGTGTCAGCTGTGGCTGTTAGTTCTGGCTGTTCACAGGTAGCTGATAAGTGAATGTTCCTGGAGACAGGTGTCCTTGTCAGCAGACGAGGCCCAGTGAGAGCAATAAGGGCAGCGCCCACAGGGGCTGTGATGAGGATAACCAGTACAGCTATTGTCAACACCTGAATAAACCAAGGAGAACATACAGGTCGTGATGAGGATAACCAGTACAGGTACTGTCAACACCTGAATAAACCAAGGAGAGTATACAGGTTGTCACACAGATAACCAGTACAGGTAGTGTCAACACCTGAATAAACCAAGGAGAACATACTGGTTGTGATGAAGATAGCCAGTATAGGTACTGTCAACACCTGAATAAACCATCACGAACAAACAGGCTGCGATGAGGATAACCAGTAAAAGTAGTGTCAACGCCTGAATAAACCAAGAAGAACATACTGGTTGTAATGAAGATTACTACTGTAGGTACTGTCCACAGCTGAATAAACCAAGGAGAGCATACAGTTTGTGATGAAGATAACCAGGATAGGTACTGTCACCACATGAATAAACCAAGGAGAACATACAGGCTGTGGTGAAGATAACCAGGACAGGTACTGTCAACACATGAATATACCAAGGAGAGGATACAGGTCGTGATGAAGATAACCAGGATAGGTACTGTCACCACATGAATAAACCAAGGAGAACATACAGGCTGTGGTGAGGATAACCAGGACAGGTACTGTCACCACATGAATAAACCAAGGAGAGCATACAGGTTGTGATGAAGATTACTACTGTAGGTACTGTCCACACCTGAATAAACCAAGGAGAGCATACAGTTTGTGATGAAGATAACCAGGATAGGTACTGCCACCACATGAATATACCAAGGAGAGCATACAGTTTGTGATGAGGATAACCAGGATAGGTACTGTCAACACATGAATAAACCAAGGAGAACATACAGGTTGTGGTGAAGATAACCAGTACAGGTACTGTCAACACCTGAATAAACCAAGGAGAACATACAGGCTGTGGTGAAGATAACCAGTACAGGTACTGTCACCACATGAATAAACCAAGGAGAACATACAGGCTGTGGTGAAGATAACCAGTACAGGTACTGTCAACACCTGAATAAACCAAGGAGAACATACAGGCTGTGGTGAAGATAACCAGTACAGGTACTGTCACCACATGAATAAACCAAGGAGAACATACAGGCTGTGATGAGGATAACCAGTACAGGTTCTGTCAACACCTGAATAAACCAAGGAGAACATACAGGCTGTGGTGAAGATAACCAGTATAGGTATTGTCCACACCTGAATAAACCAAGGAGAGCATACAGTTTGTGATGAAGATAACCAGGATAGGTACTGTCACCACATGAATAAACCAAGGAGAACATACAGGCTGTGGTGAAGATAACCAGTACAGGTACTGTCAACACCTGAATAAACCAAGGAGAACATACAGGCTGTGGTGAGGATAACCAGTACAGGTTCTGTCAACACCTGAATAAACCAAGGAGAGCATACAGTTTGTGATGAAGATTACTACTGTAGGTACTGTCCACACCTGAATAAACCAAGGAGAGCATACAGTTTGTGATGAAGATAACCAGGATAGGTACTGTCACCACATGAATAAACCAAGGAGAACATACAGGCTGTGGTGAAGATAACCAGTACAGGTACTGTCAACACCTGAATAAACCAAGGAGAACATACAGGCTGTGGTGAAGATAACCAGTACAGGTACTGTCACCACATGAATAAACCAAGGAGAGCATACAGGTTGTGATGAAGATTACTACTGTAGGTACTGTCCACACCTGAATAAACCAAGGAGAGCATACAGGTTGTAATGAAGGTTACTACTGTAGGTACTGTCCACACCTGAATAAACCAAGGAGAGCATACAGGTTGTGATGAAGATAACTAGGACAGTGTCCTGGAAAACAGTATGCCTCTGccctttagcaagttactatCAACCAACAACAATGACTACAAGAGACGCAAACTACTGGAAGCTATCATGATGAAACGACACCGCCCCCAGCTAAACAGAGATGAAGGTTACCACCCACTGAGTGCCTTAACACCTCCACCCAGTAAACCCCCGAACTCAACTCACTATTTTTTCACGCTATTTTTTTCACACCCTTCATGTACTTGCTGATCTCAGCTCACTCGTTACTATTTTTCACATCTTTCAGGTTCATACCTGTTCTTAACATTTATCACTTTAGACAGGTATTTTTATGCAGAAGTCATATGGTTTGAGAACGGTACTAGAAGCTACACCGAAACGTTACCAGCTAATGAacacaggagttgttatccataaaaATCCTGTCTGTTCACCTATATAACCCCAGCTCCTatatgcctctgaaagaagttACTAAAAGACTTGCCGGTGACCTGTGATGTATAGATAGTCGTGCACACTGTCACATATTAAACTGTATTTGAcaccaaggcctcacaaacAATAGAGGGATCTCCAGAGTCTGAGTTTCTTCAGAGTCTGATTTTAATTGCAGAGGAAATCAAAGTGGCATgggtaaaccacctacctttggcaagtctatatctcatactggtggaagacaagttgtcttaAATGAATGTAAGACTGAGCAAACTTCCAAGGGCACTCTCGACCACGTCTCGACCAAGCCCCAAGAGCAATGAGACTAAGCTATGGAATTCCCTGTCCATGTCACTATGTGTGCCTCGTGATTAACAGTTGTGCACTTTACTTACTGAGCTATGTTCTGCTTCCCTGTCCCGTAGATGAGGCACAGATAACACCCTATTTTTGGATCTCAGGGTGAAGTGTAAGATGTTGATTGAATGAAGTCTGGTTACAACAAAGTAAGGTTTAACAGTACCTGTGTGCCCAGGTGTAATATATGACTATCATTAGCCCGCTCTCTCCGTGCTGTGTCCAGTGCTAAGGAACCAATTGCCGCCTGAAACAGACAAAAGATCATCTTAATTTCCATCTACCATACGTCACAGTGGTCATATTTTCACAGGAGAAGGAAAATTAACAGAACCTGTATAGAAATGCTACAAGAACATGTAGCTATGACAAAGCTCTAATGCCTGTTAATCTGCAAGTGAACCAGTATCAGTAGGCAACCTTACCTGTCAAAAAACAACTCCTAGAGCCTGGGGTTCTGCACATTCAAAAGCTGAGATACCAATACACTgaacatgttttaatttatctatttatcggattggtgttttacgccgtactcaagaatatttcacttatacgactgaaCATGTTTTAAATTCAATACAATGCTTAAGCCACAGTATATGGACGCTGGGTTGAACAATTCTTGACTTGTCTCCCCTTACCAACATAGGGAAGAACCAAGatttcctgttttaaggtctttTGTATGTCATGACTTTAGGCCTCTGGTTCATGATTGATCAATTGGCTGATTTAATGCTTAATGACATgctcaagaacgtttcacttatatgatcgCAGTAAGGTTATGAAAGGGGGACACCGGAGTGCTTGGAGAACTCCCCATTCATCAGATACGTGACAAACCTTGTGAATAAAAACTGCAGCTAAaacagttggatttgaacacacaccctcactggtcaagggacTGACATTCACACTGTCAAGCGATCTTTATAGtcttaagtcagaatttcaatTCACTTTAAACTTAtcatttctgatgtaacaaggtcaaaatattgcttgacaacataaattctgttTAAGTTTTTGCATAACAAGTTTCAGAAAAAAcaccagacagaaaaaaaataccagattttatgattaaaatttaaactttaaaatcactTCATGATCCCGAGGTACTGCAGGGAAGAGAATCCTTTGCATCAAAATCAACTGAAATATCTTCTAATAGCTGGCCTCCATTAGCAAaacaatttacacacattttagTCCAAGTTTACACATTTGAAAATTTCCTTAAAATCAGCCAATAACAGACAATTCAAAACCCTGATCGTGCCACAGAGAATGGGTTCACTGTACCTGTACGGTTGCTTTAGGGAGCCACGCTAGAGGGATGAAGAGCATCTCGCGCACAGTGAGACCTGCTTTAAACACGGCCAGGAAGGACACGATCACCCGTACAAACAGTCCTATTGTCAGCACAGCCACGCCCAGGCCTGATGGGATCAACATTTACATACTCATgtgacaaaaacatttcacatcttACAATATACAGCACACATCATTTCACTGAAGTGCTCACTTGGAAGACATTACCAGATGAATTCATATACTGTTGTAAGTGTAAGACCAGGTTCAGATCATCtatctatacacatatatcaggCAGGGATAAACTCACTCAAAATTAGATATAGCAAATATCCTATCTTCTGTATACACAGCATAATTTGCCTGCCAGTCAAAGAGATTTTATGGAGATTTACAAGAATGAACAGCTCAAAAAAATCATTCCCCTCGTCAAATTCCAGCAAAAATCTGTGAGCTGACAAAGTGAAAGTTGGACTAGCCCCAAgatttacctctaaaaatacacttttttaagcgaaattttaggtcatttatcgtAAATGGTCTTAACTATGATCATCAGTACCTATTGTGCTCCCCTGAACCGTGGATATGTCTACCTCAGTGCCTATCAGACCAAACAACAAGGGTTGGAACAGCATCCACATCAgagacatgaagtcagaaaccTGGGCCTgtaacaattcatttatttagttatttgatcggttatataatatatagaatattttacttatatggtGAAAACTTACGActatctgcaagttgctggcagaccatctgACACCTTTAACAACACAGTGTGCATATTTGATGGTTATCATTTTAAGGTGTAATCACCAATGCTTCACCTTTATAGTGGTGCTTGGGTGCATAGTTGCATGACAGAAAGCGAGCTTAGCTGGACAGAAAACACAACCACTCACacggtcaaaaaaaaaaaccttctgaCTGATGGATGCAACAAACGACAGGATTTGATCACAGACAAATGACCTCATGGATCAACAGTCTGTCGGAAGCATCAAGATTAGCAGGTTAGCCGACTGGGTCAGAAAGGGGCCCTGATACAAAATGGAAGTATTTACATAGAAAGAACATTCATAAAATACAacaggttttgtacatgtaaaagagcAATGTGTGAATGAGCTAGCTGTGATGTAGGTTATTACACTGTCAAAATAGCCATGAAGAGGTGGGGGACTAAGATCCTCCGTCCAAGTAGTACAGTACGTATCAGCCTACCAACAGATGAACGTCAAGCATGGGGCAACAACAACACGGATTGTCAACTGATGACACTTTCAGAATATTCCATAGTAATAATCATGAGATATCAAATTTGCTGAAAgtcaaaaaaattaacaatgttcAACTTTTTTCTGAATTCTGTCAGTATCACTGTTAATGCTGAGCATACATAATCATTTTTCATAATCAGTTATGTTCATTAAATCCTTCAAACTAGGTTTATATTAAAAAGCATGACTGAAAATTATAACCcaacttctttttttctttcttttccaaCATGTTGAGTCAATAAAGTGTATTTCATTGCACAAATTTTATGGTGGGTTTTATGTgcgatattaaaaaaaaattgtacgcCATAGCCAGTGATGTGAAACTGAGTTTAAGTgcttttacatttaaataaacatcttgtgATGATCTTTAATGAGTTTTTCATTGAGAAGGAAAGATTGCTTTAAATTTAGTTTCCTGTGATCTTTCTACTTCATCTCTTGCTTTTTTCATGTAGCACCACTTCTTCACGAAGATGAATATTCTTGTTAATAGATCATGAAAAGATTATGGGGAGAAACTTTATAACATACATAGACCCACCATGCCACCTGACACATCCTCCTGGCGCCATCTATAGGCAGCTACAAAGGCCAGAGTGAGACATCCCAGAGGTCCTGCTCCTGGTAAATCAACAATCTGACTTCCAAATGTTGCTAACAAACCACCCAATAATAGCACAATGAAACGGAAGAGATGAAAGTCTTTCTGAAACACACAAAGTTACAGAACACATTAACAATAATGCTGAGTTCATTCCCTGTGCAGTTAAAGCCAATTACTTCAGAgccatcagctacatgtatgtctgtaattGTGGCAGGCAAACTGCAACCACCTGCTACACTGACAATTCCAAGAGTCCTCCCCTCCTCCCCTTTTGAACAAGCATAGATTAGCTTAGTCTTCTTTTAAAATAGGAAAACAATTTGTACATACTTTTTCCTAAAGTGATGATTTACCATTTGAGAACAAAATGGACAGGCAAGTACAAGTAGCCGTAATATTCCTAAAACTATGGTATCACAGGATCTCCTTCTCCTTGTTGGTGGTTCTTGTCTCCTCTACCCATAACCCTTACCGCTGGCAATTCCATAGGCAATTTTCCATCTCAATATTAGAAGTTGGAACTGTCTCATTTCTACTAACCTTCAAACAGgctgcacatacatgtgcacagtTTTGAACAGATATATTaccttaaagagctactttggtgtcaaaataTCTGTGTCTTAAACcaaggtgaattgataaagactgggatagtctgaatagcctaaattgtgaaaataatgcAGCGAATTAAAACCGATATTGTGCGTTTTGTCAGAGTatacggaaacaaaatatttctgtcccttcTACTTTGCCTGGTATGACGTCACCAACGAACACATGATGTCATCAATAGCTGATGTATACCCACAAATGATGCTGCCCTTTCAAACGTTCTTGAcgtcatcccagcataaataccttactcaacgtcacatctgcctgattcaatatcatacagggaatattatcacgtcacatcaggaaaattttacagactcagctgaagattttgtttttcaaggaatcttcagttatatgggttgaatagtgttattcatcaaaattcTATTAAAACATGGTGTTAAGCTTACTCCGTGGGATTTCTTTCACATCACTGTAATATTTCTACgacaatttgtattctgaccatAGTGGCACTTTAATTTGTAATGGTGAGCTAAAATGTACTTATCAAAACGCACATGTTCTTTGAGCAGCCAAAAGTCAATTGGCCACCTGTAAAAGCTAGTGTGTTTACCTGTTCTTTGTGAGGTATGTACCAGGCTATCACCCCTAATACAATCCCATAGACAACTCCAAGGAGAGCTTCCAAAGGTCCCTTGAAGATAGTCAACACCAGGTCACCTGAAACACGTTCAATATCAGAAGTGAAATATCACACTTCAAATCATCAACTAATCTGgtctgaaatattttcagataattATTTAGTTTTTTACAAGATAGAattcatgtaatatttttcttaataCAACCAAATtttaacgtgtacatgtacataattggCTTCCAACACCTAAAACAAGCTTGATGTATCAATGAACTGTCAACTCCATGAAGCAACACAGTTGAGGAATAAAACATGTTACAAAAATCTAAATCATACTGCGGATGTAAGCAGGCCTAACCCCAATTATCTTCCCAGCAGAACACTGACCTGTTGAGAAGGCTATTGCAAGAACGACTCCAAACCCAGTTATGGCCAGCACATCATCCACACTGGCTGCTGCAATGACCAGCGTAGGTATTCCTTTGTCCATGCCATACCCTCTCTCTTGTAAACTTAACAGGGATGGCACAACAACAGCAGGGGAGACAGCCGCTAAGACAAACCTGccacatatagatatacatgtatgctgctgACCAGTATGCATGTCTTTCGAGTTAGGAGCAAGTCCTAGAATTTGACATGAATGACTGAAATTGCAACACACTGTTTAATGGTTTTACATATACCTTTAACATATTTAGGCTTAACATATTTTTACGGGTCCATCCAAGTATCCTAGCAAGAAACCTCTTGAAATCGACTGGatcattattatcatttttaG
Encoded proteins:
- the LOC135467642 gene encoding sodium/hydrogen exchanger 9B2-like, whose translation is MIVEKGENEVTDADRLSNGSCSEAMLPVSCHGNISELATGVSKDVTRNSVQETQEAQKSKNEASEIVEEEEEAVNPAGDSRSDVRCKSCKKSCHKCWKPVRTKYNPLPEKASKLERAKFAFLCPPHGKLGDFFAAVLTFLIFWAVLIAVTRDEAVPGGNIFALIMLFLCCVVCGHLVAIIRLPPLLGMLIAGCLLRNVPKVNIGKDIDNTWSTVLRSVALTVILLRAGLGLDPKALKKLSFVVIRLAFLPCLAECLTAAIASHLLLDFPWEWGFMLGFVLAAVSPAVVVPSLLSLQERGYGMDKGIPTLVIAAASVDDVLAITGFGVVLAIAFSTGDLVLTIFKGPLEALLGVVYGIVLGVIAWYIPHKEQKDFHLFRFIVLLLGGLLATFGSQIVDLPGAGPLGCLTLAFVAAYRWRQEDVSGGMAQVSDFMSLMWMLFQPLLFGLIGTEVDISTVQGSTIGLGVAVLTIGLFVRVIVSFLAVFKAGLTVREMLFIPLAWLPKATVQAAIGSLALDTARRERANDSHILHLGTQVLTIAVLVILITAPVGAALIALTGPRLLTRTPVSRNIHLSATCEQPELTATADTHKLEEEGQDQD